Proteins co-encoded in one Sebastes fasciatus isolate fSebFas1 chromosome 11, fSebFas1.pri, whole genome shotgun sequence genomic window:
- the LOC141776691 gene encoding uncharacterized protein LOC141776691 isoform X1: MSGHVKCDRAEKQPVTDSKYEADSLLSFIHSFSISVEYSRSFEYCLERKSPMYPRRSSRPPKASKRRSPSPDEGVIERKLRGRRQKTELRKTKEDDGVVDADEGKGLDIIDIINSSLDAKRVAEEDEGKFVEVADGGVDGSDEDCSSVNSSVASGPSLLRSASPKKLRPSKGLCSACKARYQKAKKMKAPLKNKLLNNDPKSLTCDQWVLMKKWRPRRLPNARGKLSIHVQLVKKRLEVKNGANRPAQYVGEEESSACSRPHAFLQRNLRRRVRVKPVKKNRRKRTRDGSQGPRIAKQQRLHSNNRRQHISVDPTSGHNSSSPGLEGCSDQEVSDKSDTNLAVELIPSTVAMETIEPKEVPPVQKAPKRTGGFRDLLAQLRGNSSRIVRETR, from the exons ATGTCAGGTCACGTTAAATGTGACCGAGCTGAGAAACA GCCTGTGACTGACAGCAAGTATGAGGCAGACAGCTTGTTgtcgttcattcattcattttccatAAGTGTTGAATATTCCAG GTCATTTGAGTATTGTCTGGAGAGGAAAAGCCCCATGTATCCCCGACGCTCCTCCAGACCACCAAAGGCCTCCAAGAGGAGAAGTCCCAGCCCAGATGAAGGAGTTATCGAGCGCAAGTTGAGGGGTAGGAGACAGAAGACAGAGCTGAGGAAGACCAAAGAAGACGACGGCGTAGTCGATGCAGACGAGGGGAAGGGCCTCGACATCATCGACATCATCAACAGCTCGCTCGATGCAAAACGCGTCGCCGAGGAGGACGAAGGAAAGTTTGTAGAGGTGGCCGACGGAGGAGTGGACGGGTCGGATGAAGACTGCAGCTCTGTCAACAGCAGCGTAGCTTCTGGTCCTTCCCTCCTACGCAGCGCCTCCCCCAAGAAGCTGAGGCCCTCGAAGGGCTTGTGCTCGGCCTGCAAGGCTCGCTACCAGAAGGCAAAGAAGATGAAAGCACCGTTAAAAAATAAACTCTTAAACAATG ATCCCAAGTCCCTGACATGTGACCAGTGGGTCCTGATGAAGAAGTGGAGACCGAGGAGGCTACCTAATGCAAGAGG GAAGCTTTCGATCCACGTACAACTGGTTAAGAAAAGACTTGAGGTCAAGAATGGGGCAAATCGACCTGCGCAATACGTGGGAGAGGAAGAATCATCAGCCTGCTCGAGGCCGCACGCTTTCCTTCAGAG GAACCTCAGACGACGTGTCAGAGTGAAGCCAGTGAAGAagaacaggaggaagaggacaagAGACGGTTCTCAGGGCCCTCGCATCGCTAAACAGCAGCGTCTCCACAGCAACAATCGCCGCCAACACATCAGTGTCGACCCAACCAGCGGTCACAACAGCAGCAGTCCTGGTCTTGAGGGTTGTAGCGATCAAGAAGTCAGCGATAAATCGGACACAAATCTGGCTGTTGAGCTGATTCCCTCCACAGTCGCCATGGAAACCATCGAGCCAAAAGAGGTCCCACCCGTGCAGAAAGCGCCAAAGAGGACGGGCGGATTCAGAGACTTGCTTGCCCAGCTGCGGGGCAACAGCAGCAGGATTGTCAGAGAAACACGTTAG
- the LOC141776691 gene encoding uncharacterized protein LOC141776691 isoform X2 — protein sequence MYPRRSSRPPKASKRRSPSPDEGVIERKLRGRRQKTELRKTKEDDGVVDADEGKGLDIIDIINSSLDAKRVAEEDEGKFVEVADGGVDGSDEDCSSVNSSVASGPSLLRSASPKKLRPSKGLCSACKARYQKAKKMKAPLKNKLLNNDPKSLTCDQWVLMKKWRPRRLPNARGKLSIHVQLVKKRLEVKNGANRPAQYVGEEESSACSRPHAFLQRNLRRRVRVKPVKKNRRKRTRDGSQGPRIAKQQRLHSNNRRQHISVDPTSGHNSSSPGLEGCSDQEVSDKSDTNLAVELIPSTVAMETIEPKEVPPVQKAPKRTGGFRDLLAQLRGNSSRIVRETR from the exons ATGTATCCCCGACGCTCCTCCAGACCACCAAAGGCCTCCAAGAGGAGAAGTCCCAGCCCAGATGAAGGAGTTATCGAGCGCAAGTTGAGGGGTAGGAGACAGAAGACAGAGCTGAGGAAGACCAAAGAAGACGACGGCGTAGTCGATGCAGACGAGGGGAAGGGCCTCGACATCATCGACATCATCAACAGCTCGCTCGATGCAAAACGCGTCGCCGAGGAGGACGAAGGAAAGTTTGTAGAGGTGGCCGACGGAGGAGTGGACGGGTCGGATGAAGACTGCAGCTCTGTCAACAGCAGCGTAGCTTCTGGTCCTTCCCTCCTACGCAGCGCCTCCCCCAAGAAGCTGAGGCCCTCGAAGGGCTTGTGCTCGGCCTGCAAGGCTCGCTACCAGAAGGCAAAGAAGATGAAAGCACCGTTAAAAAATAAACTCTTAAACAATG ATCCCAAGTCCCTGACATGTGACCAGTGGGTCCTGATGAAGAAGTGGAGACCGAGGAGGCTACCTAATGCAAGAGG GAAGCTTTCGATCCACGTACAACTGGTTAAGAAAAGACTTGAGGTCAAGAATGGGGCAAATCGACCTGCGCAATACGTGGGAGAGGAAGAATCATCAGCCTGCTCGAGGCCGCACGCTTTCCTTCAGAG GAACCTCAGACGACGTGTCAGAGTGAAGCCAGTGAAGAagaacaggaggaagaggacaagAGACGGTTCTCAGGGCCCTCGCATCGCTAAACAGCAGCGTCTCCACAGCAACAATCGCCGCCAACACATCAGTGTCGACCCAACCAGCGGTCACAACAGCAGCAGTCCTGGTCTTGAGGGTTGTAGCGATCAAGAAGTCAGCGATAAATCGGACACAAATCTGGCTGTTGAGCTGATTCCCTCCACAGTCGCCATGGAAACCATCGAGCCAAAAGAGGTCCCACCCGTGCAGAAAGCGCCAAAGAGGACGGGCGGATTCAGAGACTTGCTTGCCCAGCTGCGGGGCAACAGCAGCAGGATTGTCAGAGAAACACGTTAG
- the LOC141776693 gene encoding C-X-C chemokine receptor type 4-like produces the protein MSYYEHIVFDYDINDTGSGSGSGDMGGDLEEPCDLEHVMPADLQRVFLPVVYALIFILGITGNGLVVIVLGCQRRSKCSLTDRYRLHLSAADLLFVLALPFWAVDSALSDWRFGAATCVGVHVIYTVNLYGSVLILAFISLDRYLAVVRATDTNTGGLRQLLAHRLVYVGAWLPAGLLAVPDLVFARTQEGGEGSTLCQRFYPADSAPLWVAIFHLQLVLVGLVIPGLVLLVCYCVIVTRLTRGPLGGQRQKRRAVRTTIALVLCFFVCWLPYGVGISVDALLRFEVLPRGCSLEAVLGVWLSVAEPMAFAHCCLNPLLYAFLGAGFKSSARRALTLSRASSLKILPRRRPGASTTTESESSSLHSS, from the exons ATGTCCTATTATGAG CATATCGTCTTCGACTACGACATCAATGACACGGGCTCAGGCTCTGGTTCTGGTGACATGGGGGGCGATCTGGAGGAGCCCTGTGATCTGGAGCACGTGATGCCTGCTGACCTCCAGCGGGTCTTCTTGCCCGTGGTCTACGCCCTCATCTTCATCCTGGGCATCACTGGGAACGGCCTGGTCGTCATAGTGCTGGGCTGCCAACGCAG GTCAAAGTGCAGCCTCACGGACCGGTATCGCCTCCACCTCTCTGCCGCTGACCTCCTCTTCGTTCTGGCGCTGCCGTTCTGGGCCGTGGACTCGGCCCTGTCCGACTGGCGCTTCGGAGCGGCCACCTGCGTTGGCGTGCACGTCATCTACACGGTCAACTTGTACGGCAGCGTGCTCATCCTGGCGTTCATCAGCCTGGACCGCTACCTGGCAGTGGTCCGAGCCACGGACACCAACACCGGTGGGCTGAGGCAGCTGCTGGCACACAGACTGGTTTATGTGG GTGCGTGGTTGCCCGCTGGCCTCCTGGCGGTGCCTGACCTGGTGTTTGCCCGGACTCAGGAAGGAGGCGAGGGGTCCACTCTGTGCCAGCGGTTCTACCCAGCAGACAGCGCTCCTCTCTGGGTTGCAATCTTCCACCTGCAGCTGGTGCTGGTGGGTCTGGTGATCCCAGGCCTGGTCCTCCTGGTGTGTTACTGCGTCATCGTCACCAGGCTGACCCGGGGCCCGCTCGGGGGCCAGAGGCAGAAGCGGCGAGCGGTGAGGACCACCATCGCGTTGGTCCTCTGCTTCTTCGTGTGCTGGCTGCCCTACGGAGTGGGCATCTCCGTGGATGCTCTGCTGCGCTTTGAGGTGCTGCCCCGCGGCTGCAGCCTGGAGGCCGTGCTGGGCGTGTGGCTGTCGGTGGCCGAGCCCATGGCGTTCGCGCACTGCTGCCTGAACCCGCTGCTGTACGCCTTCCTGGGGGCCGGGTTCAAGAGCTCGGCCCGCAGAGCCCTCACTCTGAGCCGAGCATCCAGTTTGAAGATTTTACCACGGAGACGCCCAGGGGCTTCCACGACCACAGAGTCCGAGTCCTCCAGTTTACATTCCAGCTAG